In Fundulus heteroclitus isolate FHET01 chromosome 16, MU-UCD_Fhet_4.1, whole genome shotgun sequence, a single genomic region encodes these proteins:
- the mcm5 gene encoding DNA replication licensing factor MCM5: protein MSGFDDPGVYYSDSFGGGEAPGGDEGGQKRSQIKKRFREFLRQFRVGTDRTGFTYKYRDELKRHYTMGEYWVEVEMEDLASFDEDLSDCLYKLPTENLPMLEEAAKEVADEVTRPRPVGEEVVQDIQVMLKSDAHHTSIRNLKSEQVSRLVKVHGIIISATAVKAKATKVCLQCRGCRAVLNDIPLPPGLQGYTLPRKCNSENVGRANCPVDPYFIIPDRCACIDFQTLRLQESPDAVPHGEMPRHLQLYCDRYLCDRVVPGNRVTIMGIYSIKKVAASKPRGGKDKGAGIGIRSSYLRVIGIQMDTEGAGRGATGSVSPQEEEELRALAASPNIYNSLASSLAPSIYGSDDLKKAITCLLFGGSRKRLPDGLTRRGDINLLMLGDPGTAKSQLLKFVERCAPIGVYTSGKGSSAAGLTASVMRDPATRGFIMEGGAMVLADGGVVCIDEFDKMREDDRVAIHEAMEQQTISIAKAGITTTLNSRCSVLAAANSVFGRWDDTKGEDNIDFMPTILSRFDMIFIIKDCHDHQRDMTLARHVMNVHLRAQTQTEGVEGEITLATFKKYIAYARSKCGPRLSAAAAEKLKNRYVVMRSGAREHEREADKRPSIPITVRQLEAIIRIAESLAKMKLQAVAGEEEVDEAMRLFQVSTLDAALSGSLSGAEGFTSQEDQEMLSRIEKQLKRRFAIGSQVSEQSIVQDFTKQKYPEHAIYKVLHLMLRRGELQHRVQRKVLYRVK, encoded by the exons ATGTCCGGCTTTGACGACCCCGGCGTGTACTACAGCGACAGCTTCGGAGGCGGAGAGGCTCCCGGCGGAGACGAAGGCGGACAGAAGCGCAGCCAGATCAAGAAGAGGTTCCGCGAGTTTCTGCGCCAGTTCCGAGTGGGGACGGACCGCACCGGCTTTACATATAAATACAG AGATGAGCTGAAGCGGCACTACACCATGGGCGAGTACTGGGTGGAGGTGGAGATGGAGGATCTCGCCAGCTTCGATGAGGATCTGTCCGACTGCCTTTACAAGCTGCCCACAGAGAACCTTCCCATG CTGGAGGAAGCCGCTAAGGAGGTGGCCGACGAGGTGACCCGCCCCCGGCCCGTGGGCGAGGAGGTCGTGCAGGACATCCAGGTCATGCTGAAGAGCGACGCCCATCACACTTCCATTCGCAACCTCAAG TCGGAGCAGGTGTCCCGTCTGGTCAAGGTGCACGGCATCATCATCTCGGCCACCGCCGTCAAGGCCAAAGCCACCAAGGTGTGCCTGCAGTGCCGCGGCTGCCGCGCCGTCCTCAACGACATCCCGCTGCCCCCGGGCCTGCAGGGCTACACTCTGCCGCGCAAGTGCAACAG CGAGAACGTGGGCAGGGCGAATTGTCCCGTGGACCCGTACTTCATCATCCCGGACCGCTGCGCTTGCATCGACTTCCAGACGCTGCGCCTGCAGGAGTCCCCGGACGCCGTGCCCCACGGAGAGATGCCCCGCCACCTCCAGCTGTACTGCGACAG GTATCTGTGCGACCGTGTGGTGCCCGGCAACAGGGTGACCATCATGGGCATCTACTCCATCAAAAAGGTGGCTGCCTCCAAGCCCAGAGGGGGCAAAGACAAGGGGGCCGGCATAGGGATCCGCTCCTCCTACCTGCGGGTGATCGGCATCCAGATGGACACGGAGGGAGCAG GTCGCGGCGCCACTGGGTCGGTGTCTccgcaggaggaggaggagctcagAGCGCTCGCTGCTTCTCCCAACATCTACAACTCTCTGGCCAGCTCCCTGGCTCCCTCCATCTACGGCAGCGACGACCTGAAGAAGGCCATCACCTGTCTGCTGTTCGGGGGCTCCAGGAAGAG GCTGCCTGACGGCCTGACTCGCAGGGGCGACATCAACCTGCTGATGCTCGGAGACCCGGGAACGGCCAAGTCCCAGCTGCTGAAGTTCGTGGAGAGATGCGCGCCGATCGGG GTCTACACGTCGGGCAAAGGCAGCAGCGCCGCCGGGCTGACCGCCTCGGTGATGAGGGACCCCGCCACCCGCGGCTTCATCATGGAGGGCGGGGCCATGGTGCTGGCCGACGGGGGCGTCGTCTGCATCGACGAGTTCGACAAG ATGAGAGAAGACGACAGGGTGGCCATCCACGAGGCCATGGAGCAGCAGACCATCTCCATCGCTAAG GCGGGCATCACCACCACCCTCAACTCGCGCTGCTCGGTGCTCGCCGCCGCCAACTCCGTGTTCGGCCGCTGGGACGACACCAAGGGGGAGGACAACATCGACTTCATGCCCACCATCCTGTCCCGCTTCGACATGATCTTCATCATCAAGGACTGCCACGACCACCAGAGAGACATG ACTCTGGCCCGCCACGTCATGAACGTCCACCTGCGCGCTCAGACGCAGACCGAAGGCGTGGAGGGCGAGATCACACTGGCCACCTTCAAGAAGTACATCGCCTACGCCCGAAG TAAGTGTGGCCCCCGGCTGTCGGCGGCGGCTGCCGAGAAGCTGAAGAACCGCTACGTGGTGATGAGGAGCGGCGCCAGGGAGCACGAGAGGGAGGCGGACAAGCGGCCCTCCATCCCCATCACCGTCAG GCAGCTGGAGGCCATCATCCGCATCGCAGAGTCCCTGGCTAAGATGAAGCTGCAGGCTGTGGCcggagaggaggaggtggacGAGGCCATGCGGCTCTTCCAGGTGTCCACGCTGGACGCCGCGCTGTCCGGCAGCCTCTCCG GGGCGGAGGGCTTCACCTCCCAGGAGGACCAGGAGATGCTCTCCCGCATCGAGAAGCAGCTGAAGAGACGTTTCGCCATCGGCTCGCAGGTGTCCGAGCAGAGCATCGTGCAGGACTTCACCAAGCAG AAGTATCCAGAGCACGCCATCTACAAAGTCCTCCACCTGATGTTGAGGAGGGGGGAGCTGCAGCACCGCGTGCAGAGGAAGGTCCTCTACCGGGTCAAGTAG
- the gcat gene encoding 2-amino-3-ketobutyrate coenzyme A ligase, mitochondrial, protein MSLGKAVRSLVKPARGLLASSEPALKRSYAAVAEARAVLEHELDTIRAAGTWKAERIITSKQGPQINVEGSRGGILNFCANNYLGLSSHPEVVQAGIDALKTHGAGLSSVRFICGTQDLHKTLEQKLAEFHEREDCILYASCFDANAGLFEVLLGPDDAVLSDELNHASIIDGIRLCRAKRLRYKHMDLGDLEVKLKEAQSSRMRLVVTDGVFSMDGDVAPLRGICDLAEQYGAMVFIDECHATGFLGPRGRGTDELLGVMDRVQIVNSTLGKALGGAAGGYTVGPKPLIDLLRQRSRPYLFSNALPPPVVGCATRAVELLLASNEIAQSMTAKTMRFRNKMTQAGFTISGSSHPICPVMLGDARLASLMADDMLKHGIYVIGFSYPVVPKGKARIRVQISAAHTDDDIDRCVDAFIQTGRKHGVIS, encoded by the exons ATGTCTCTCGGTAAAGCCGTGCGGAGTTTGGTCAAACCGGCCCGGGGGCTGCTGGCGTCCTCGGAACCGGCGCTGAAACGCAGCTACGCGGCTGTCGCTGAGGCCAGAGCTGTGCTGGAGCACGAACTGGACACGATCCGAGCGGCGGGGACGTGGAAAGCGGAGAGGATCATTACCTCCAAGCAGGGTCCGCAGATCAACGTGGAGGGCAGCCGTGGCG GCATCCTGAATTTCTGCGCCAACAACTACCTGGGCCTGTCCAGTCACCCGGAGGTGGTGCAGGCGGGGATCGACGCCCTTAAGACGCACGGCGCCGGACTGAGCTCTGTCAGATTCATCTGTGGGACGCAG GATCTGCACAAAACTCTGGAGCAGAAGCTGGCAGAGTTCCATGAGAGAGAGGACTGCATCCTCTACGCCAGCTGTTTTGACGCCAACGCCGGGTTGTTTGAA GTCCTGCTGGGCCCCGATGACGCCGTGCTGTCAGATGAGCTCAACCACGCCTCCATCATCGACGGGATCCGCCTGTGCCGGGCAAAGAGGCTGCGCTACAAACACATGGACCTCGGTGACCTGGAGGTTAAGCTCAAGGAGGCTCAG tcttctcgaATGCGCCTGGTGGTGACCGATGGAGTCTTCTCCATGGACGGAGACGTGGCTCCCCTACGAGGAATCTGTGACCTTGCCGAACAGTACGGAGCCATGGTGTTCATAGATGAATGTCACGCCACCGGCTTCCTGGGGCCTCGAGGGAG GGGGACAGATGAGCTCCTGGGAGTGATGGACAGAGTTCAGATTGTGAACTCTACTCTGGGAAAAGCCCTGGGAGGAGCAGCAG GTGGCTACACAGTTGGTCCAAAGCCTCTCATTGACTTGCTCAGGCAGCGCTCGCGGCCTTACCTCTTCTCCAACGCCCTGCCGCCTCCTGTGGTGGGCTGTGCCACGCGGGCCGTGGAGCTGCTGCTCGCCTCCAATGAGATCGCACAGAGCATGACGGCCAAAACCATGAG GTTCCGGAACAAGATGACGCAGGCCGGCTTCACCATCTCGGGCTCGTCCCATCCCATTTGCCCCGTGATGCTCGGCGACGCGCGCCTGGCCTCTCTAATGGCCGACGACATGCTGAAGCACG GGATCTACGTGATTGGGTTCTCCTACCCAGTCGTGCCGAAGGGCAAAGCCAGAATCCGGGTTCAGATTTCCGCAGCCCACACCGACGACGACATCGACCGCTGCGTGGACGCCTTCATCCAGACGGGCAGGAAGCACGGAGTCATCTCCTGA
- the hmox1a gene encoding heme oxygenase 1a, whose product MENLKSARKGGSAEVGSDLSEQIKAATKESHVRAENTHLMLSYQKGQITLPQYKVLLCSLYEIYKALEEELDRNYSHPAVAPIYFPQELARLESLERDLEYFFGPDWKKRVIVPAATHTYEQRLRKIGQENPELLVAHAYTRYLGDLSGGQVLGKITQKSLGLSSKEGLSFFSFPGVSSPNRFKQLYRSRMNSVELTEGEKAAMLEEAVAAFELNIQVFDDLQKMLSITTETDQSKSNAAATRFPASPILQITIGLCVALATIGAGVYAL is encoded by the exons ATGGAGAACTTGAAAAGTGCGAGGAAAGGCGGCTCGGCTGAAGTTGGCAG CGACTTATCTGAGCAGATCAAAGCCGCCACTAAGGAATCCCATGTCCGAGCTGAAAACACACATCTGATGCTCAGTTACCAGAAGGGACAGATTACCCTGCCACAATACAAG GTCCTGCTGTGTTCCCTCTATGAGATCTACAAAGCTCTAGAAGAAGAGCTGGACAGGAATTATTCTCATCCAGCCGTGGCGCCCATTTACTTCCCCCAGGAACTTGCTCGCTTGGAATCGCTGGAAAGAGATCTGGAGTATTTTTTCGGGCCGGACTGGAAGAAGCGAGTGATTGTCCCCGCGGCGACACACACATACGAACAGAGACTGAGAAAG attggcCAAGAGAACCCCGAGCTGCTCGTTGCCCACGCCTACACCCGCTACCTTGGCGATCTGTCAGGGGGACAGGTGTTGGGCAAAATCACCCAGAAGTCTTTGGGGCTGAGCAGCAAAGAGGGGCTGTCGTTCTTCTCCTTCCCCGGCGTGAGCAGCCCCAACCGCTTCAAGCAGCTGTACAGGAGCCGCATGAACAGCGTGGAGCTGACGGAGGGCGAGAAGGCGGCCATGCTGGAGGAGGCCGTGGCGGCGTTCGAGCTGAACATCCAG GTTTTTGATGATTTGCAGAAAATGCTCAGCATTACAACCGAAACGGACCAATCAAAAAGCAACGCGGCAGCCACCAGGTTCCCAGCGTCACCCATCCTGCAAATCACCATAGGACTGTGTGTTGCCCTGGCAACTATTGGGGCCGGCGTGTATGCCCtgtag